In Saccharicrinis fermentans DSM 9555 = JCM 21142, a genomic segment contains:
- a CDS encoding methyl-accepting chemotaxis protein — MKFVRRSRFVNMLRMGNVKIGTKLFLGFSILLFISGIAEYTSTKGIFTVSEQLNKMLDLYTMIDAVGDAQGGSLRYIIYGDEGYNKLCIDEAQKVVGATHLLNEKLELESSFSVSGEIQKEAQEYIQVNNTFREAEKVKQKAIRDGALAGATASAYVEEAFDIVVDYAKVVDDDTNVYKFQAIENSLSALKEGRYLALKFILNFSEENYQNSVNAVQESSEHLMRAGRLMKTKRTSKQIAEALDNINKYLEALALIRKEILKQQEVQHVMEQNISTMYRDADVLATSIRQFATEKQGSSVKFSVLMIAISIVLGLCLAWVITRTITKPIGMGVAFAGSIAEGDLTKDLEVSQGDEIGFLIQALKAMRDKLKGVAGTVLSGSEGIAAASKEVNLASQNLSNSANEQAAAVEEVSSTIEQISANVVQSTENSKNAAQITQRAEESIQEVTGLSKEAVQANKIIAEKISVINDIAYQTNILALNASVEAARAGEHGKGFAVVATEVRKLAENSKIAADEIVHITQAGLEKSALAGEKLESVLPEIVSSSQLSKEISVSNQELSTGISQVNNAVQQLNSIAQAGAGSSEELASNAEEMNSQAEVLKDVMAFFKVEEEEV, encoded by the coding sequence ATGAAATTTGTACGTCGAAGCCGTTTTGTTAATATGTTGAGAATGGGCAATGTAAAAATAGGAACCAAGTTGTTTTTAGGCTTTAGCATTTTGCTTTTTATTTCAGGCATAGCAGAGTATACAAGTACCAAGGGTATCTTTACGGTCAGTGAACAATTAAATAAAATGTTAGATCTTTATACGATGATTGATGCCGTAGGTGATGCGCAAGGGGGTTCACTTCGCTATATTATTTATGGTGATGAAGGGTACAATAAGTTGTGTATTGATGAGGCGCAGAAGGTTGTTGGAGCAACACATTTGTTAAATGAAAAGCTTGAGTTAGAAAGTAGTTTTTCTGTTAGTGGTGAAATTCAAAAGGAAGCACAGGAATATATCCAGGTGAATAACACTTTTCGTGAAGCTGAAAAGGTGAAACAAAAGGCCATCAGGGATGGAGCGCTGGCAGGAGCTACTGCCTCGGCATATGTGGAGGAAGCATTTGATATTGTGGTAGATTATGCCAAGGTGGTGGATGATGATACAAATGTTTATAAGTTTCAGGCGATTGAAAATTCACTATCGGCCTTAAAGGAAGGTCGGTATTTGGCCTTGAAATTTATACTAAACTTTTCTGAGGAAAATTACCAAAATAGTGTGAATGCGGTTCAAGAGTCTTCTGAGCACTTGATGCGTGCAGGAAGACTCATGAAAACAAAACGTACTTCGAAACAAATAGCTGAGGCACTTGATAATATAAATAAGTATCTGGAGGCTCTTGCGCTTATTCGAAAAGAGATTCTTAAGCAGCAAGAAGTTCAGCATGTGATGGAACAGAATATTAGCACCATGTATAGGGATGCAGATGTTTTGGCCACTAGTATAAGGCAGTTTGCTACAGAAAAACAGGGGAGTAGTGTGAAGTTTTCTGTGCTGATGATTGCCATTTCTATTGTATTGGGACTTTGTTTGGCGTGGGTTATTACGCGTACCATTACCAAACCTATTGGGATGGGGGTTGCTTTTGCTGGTAGTATTGCTGAGGGCGACCTTACCAAAGATCTGGAGGTTAGTCAGGGTGACGAAATTGGTTTTTTGATACAGGCTCTTAAGGCGATGCGAGATAAGCTTAAGGGGGTGGCAGGTACTGTTTTGTCAGGATCGGAAGGGATTGCTGCGGCTAGTAAAGAAGTGAATTTGGCATCGCAAAATTTAAGTAACTCTGCCAATGAACAGGCGGCTGCTGTAGAAGAGGTTTCATCTACCATTGAGCAAATTAGTGCCAATGTTGTTCAGAGTACTGAAAATTCAAAGAATGCGGCGCAAATCACACAAAGGGCAGAAGAAAGTATACAGGAAGTAACCGGTTTAAGTAAAGAGGCGGTTCAAGCCAATAAAATCATTGCTGAAAAAATTAGTGTGATCAATGATATTGCATATCAGACCAATATTTTGGCTTTAAATGCTTCTGTGGAGGCTGCCAGAGCAGGAGAACATGGAAAGGGCTTTGCTGTGGTAGCTACCGAAGTACGTAAGTTGGCCGAAAACAGTAAGATTGCTGCGGACGAAATTGTACATATAACTCAAGCTGGATTGGAGAAATCAGCATTGGCAGGTGAAAAATTGGAGAGCGTCCTGCCAGAGATTGTAAGTTCATCGCAATTGAGTAAAGAAATTTCTGTGTCAAACCAGGAGCTTTCTACTGGGATTTCTCAGGTGAACAACGCAGTGCAACAGCTTAATTCTATTGCTCAAGCAGGAGCTGGTAGTAGTGAAGAATTAGCCAGTAATGCAGAGGAAATGAATTCGCAAGCCGAAGTACTAAAAGATGTAATGGCATTTTTTAAGGTGGAAGAAGAGGAAGTATAA
- a CDS encoding nitroreductase family protein: protein MLDFRINESLCTRCGICSKECPTLIIDGANGIPEIKEGKEKNCIKCQHCLAVCPTGALSIFGKKPENSLPTDSVVPSYQELDNLIKTRRSVRKFKKEELSGQELDELLASAAYAPTGHNKNQVLFSLTYNREQLANVREMVYDAIKKEKANLSPSLAMYGSFQSLWETKGIDILLRDAPHLIVTSAPESNPNCVADCVISMSYFELLANTKGIGTLWDGLLKVVFEHIAPELKVALGIPEDHKIGYMMVFGKPAVKFARSIQSEGLNKNIITV, encoded by the coding sequence ATGTTAGATTTTAGAATAAATGAAAGTTTATGTACCCGTTGTGGTATATGCTCTAAAGAGTGCCCGACTTTGATTATTGATGGTGCGAATGGGATTCCTGAAATAAAGGAAGGAAAAGAAAAAAACTGTATAAAATGTCAACATTGTCTGGCTGTTTGTCCTACAGGTGCTTTGTCTATTTTTGGTAAAAAGCCTGAAAATAGTTTACCTACTGATAGTGTGGTTCCTTCTTACCAAGAGCTTGACAACTTGATAAAGACGCGACGTTCTGTGCGTAAATTTAAAAAAGAGGAACTAAGTGGACAAGAGCTGGATGAGTTATTAGCTTCTGCTGCTTATGCACCAACGGGACATAATAAAAACCAAGTACTATTTTCACTTACGTATAACCGTGAACAACTGGCTAATGTTCGGGAGATGGTTTATGATGCCATTAAAAAAGAAAAAGCTAATTTGTCCCCCTCCTTAGCTATGTATGGTAGTTTTCAAAGTCTGTGGGAAACCAAAGGAATTGATATATTATTGCGCGACGCTCCTCACCTTATCGTTACTTCCGCTCCGGAGTCTAATCCTAATTGTGTGGCTGACTGTGTTATTTCAATGAGTTATTTTGAATTATTGGCAAATACAAAGGGTATAGGAACGTTGTGGGATGGCCTGTTAAAAGTGGTGTTTGAACATATTGCGCCTGAACTAAAAGTTGCCTTGGGTATTCCGGAAGATCATAAAATAGGTTATATGATGGTTTTTGGTAAGCCTGCTGTGAAGTTTGCCAGATCTATACAAAGTGAAGGTTTAAATAAAAATATAATTACCGTATAG
- a CDS encoding putative quinol monooxygenase, with translation MILITVNFYPSAKHKEDFVLAFNKLAEASRKEDGCITYDIYPKGDGSSEFFLLEKWESKAKLDAHGKSAHFVEFMNAPKEWYEKETKITVYNAKEIE, from the coding sequence ATGATATTGATCACTGTGAATTTTTATCCATCAGCAAAGCATAAAGAGGATTTTGTTCTTGCTTTCAATAAGTTGGCTGAAGCTAGTCGTAAAGAGGATGGGTGTATTACGTACGATATATATCCTAAAGGAGATGGCTCATCGGAGTTTTTTTTGTTAGAAAAGTGGGAGTCTAAGGCTAAGTTAGACGCCCATGGTAAATCGGCGCATTTTGTAGAGTTTATGAATGCTCCTAAAGAATGGTATGAGAAGGAAACAAAAATTACAGTATATAATGCCAAGGAAATAGAATAG